A DNA window from Rossellomorea marisflavi contains the following coding sequences:
- a CDS encoding small acid-soluble spore protein P: MEKHTPKDIRKNAPEQSGQPKPLSGSHKVKNRNHSRQKHNQHHDM, encoded by the coding sequence ATGGAAAAACACACGCCGAAAGACATCAGGAAAAATGCTCCCGAACAATCCGGACAGCCTAAACCATTGAGTGGGTCCCATAAGGTAAAAAACCGGAACCACTCCCGTCAAAAACATAACCAGCATCACGATATGTAA
- a CDS encoding lytic transglycosylase domain-containing protein has protein sequence MAKQKRKSKKKRRISILVILAIPLLILGLYTVLYYEYPYKLSSIVQTDVPEEYMPIYKAAEKEYGVPWYLLAAHHKVETRFSTMKTLISPVGAEGHMQFMPCTWVGWSHPSCSGLGEGDIPEEDKVNPDVIAKYGGYGVDANGDGKADPFDIEDAIFSAANFLANNGAADGEIEKAVLTYNQSDEYVKDVMYYADLFLEKEEEDDKTPM, from the coding sequence ATGGCTAAACAAAAGAGAAAATCTAAAAAGAAGAGAAGAATTTCTATCCTTGTGATCCTGGCGATCCCATTGCTCATTCTTGGACTTTATACCGTTCTCTACTATGAATATCCGTACAAGCTGTCTTCGATCGTTCAAACGGATGTGCCTGAAGAGTACATGCCCATCTATAAAGCGGCCGAAAAAGAGTACGGAGTCCCATGGTATCTTCTTGCCGCTCATCATAAAGTCGAGACGAGATTTTCGACCATGAAGACATTGATATCTCCGGTAGGTGCCGAAGGTCATATGCAGTTCATGCCATGTACATGGGTAGGATGGTCCCATCCGAGCTGCTCGGGACTGGGGGAAGGGGATATTCCTGAAGAAGATAAAGTAAATCCTGATGTGATTGCAAAATACGGCGGCTATGGGGTCGATGCAAATGGAGACGGGAAAGCAGATCCGTTTGATATTGAAGATGCTATATTCAGTGCTGCCAACTTTCTAGCTAATAATGGTGCTGCCGACGGCGAAATAGAAAAAGCAGTATTAACCTACAATCAAAGTGACGAATATGTGAAAGACGTGATGTATTACGCAGATCTATTCCTTGAAAAGGAAGAAGAAGACGATAAAACTCCGATGTAA
- a CDS encoding 3D domain-containing protein, with product MKLKKSIISVAAFTTLAVAGGASASAQDIDVKKGDTLWGIAKEYGTSVDQLKKWNNISSDYIYPDQKLTVSSKEYYTVKSGDTLWGISSYYGLSVENLKNWNALDNDLIVPGQELVINFEDKSPSAPVNTSDEAAPAQEKAEVAPEAEAPKAEEPKAEEPKAEEPAKEASTEPAQEESVAKELSVEATAYTADCAGCSGVTATGVNLKENPDQKVIAVDPSVIPLGSKVYVEGYGYATAADTGGAIKGNKIDVFIPSEDQARDFGRKTVTVKVLD from the coding sequence ATGAAACTAAAGAAATCGATCATTTCTGTAGCAGCTTTCACCACACTCGCGGTTGCCGGTGGTGCCAGCGCATCAGCACAAGATATCGATGTCAAAAAGGGAGATACGTTATGGGGAATAGCGAAGGAGTATGGTACATCTGTTGATCAACTCAAAAAATGGAATAACATTTCCAGCGACTATATTTACCCTGATCAAAAGCTGACGGTTTCTTCCAAAGAATACTACACAGTGAAATCAGGAGACACACTCTGGGGTATCTCCTCATACTATGGTCTTTCAGTAGAAAACCTTAAAAACTGGAATGCACTGGACAACGATCTAATCGTTCCGGGCCAAGAGCTCGTTATAAACTTTGAAGATAAATCACCTTCAGCCCCTGTAAATACTTCTGATGAGGCAGCACCTGCCCAAGAAAAAGCAGAGGTAGCTCCAGAAGCTGAAGCACCAAAGGCTGAAGAGCCTAAAGCAGAAGAACCTAAAGCAGAAGAACCTGCCAAGGAAGCCTCAACTGAACCAGCTCAAGAAGAGAGCGTGGCAAAAGAACTTTCAGTCGAAGCCACTGCTTACACGGCTGATTGTGCCGGATGTTCAGGTGTTACGGCCACAGGTGTTAACCTGAAGGAAAACCCTGATCAAAAAGTAATCGCTGTTGATCCAAGCGTGATCCCACTGGGATCTAAAGTATACGTTGAAGGATACGGCTATGCGACTGCAGCTGATACAGGCGGTGCCATCAAAGGAAATAAAATTGACGTATTCATCCCTTCTGAAGACCAAGCAAGAGACTTCGGACGTAAAACAGTAACTGTAAAAGTACTAGACTAA
- the map gene encoding type I methionyl aminopeptidase, translated as MIVRNDEELEALKEIGRIVAEIRDELRKQTKPGVTTKELDEIAGRMFEEAGALSGPKGEYDFPGYTCISVNEEVAHGIPGSRVINEGDLVNVDVSGSKNGFYADTGISFVVGQGEAVLTELCETAIKSFEAGLRKAKAGSKLNGIGKAVHNEARKNGFTVIMNLTGHGVGKSLHEKPDHVLNYFDPWDNALLKEGMVLAFEPFVSTEAQNVIEKGDGWTYITPDGSKVAQIEHTIVITKGEPIILTQL; from the coding sequence ATGATAGTACGTAATGATGAAGAACTGGAAGCACTAAAAGAAATCGGCAGGATTGTCGCGGAGATCCGGGACGAATTGAGAAAACAAACAAAACCGGGAGTCACGACCAAGGAACTCGATGAGATTGCAGGACGCATGTTTGAAGAAGCGGGTGCCCTTTCCGGACCTAAAGGAGAATATGATTTTCCGGGGTACACATGCATTTCAGTGAATGAAGAAGTAGCGCATGGCATCCCAGGCAGCCGGGTCATCAATGAAGGAGACCTGGTGAATGTGGATGTATCAGGTTCAAAAAACGGTTTTTATGCCGATACGGGAATCTCATTTGTGGTTGGTCAAGGAGAAGCCGTGTTAACAGAGCTTTGTGAGACGGCCATCAAATCATTTGAAGCTGGACTGCGTAAAGCCAAAGCAGGGTCAAAGCTCAATGGAATCGGGAAGGCCGTACACAATGAGGCAAGAAAGAATGGATTCACCGTCATCATGAACCTGACTGGTCACGGAGTGGGGAAATCCCTTCATGAGAAGCCGGATCATGTTCTGAATTATTTCGATCCATGGGATAACGCCCTTCTGAAGGAGGGGATGGTCCTTGCTTTTGAACCTTTCGTTTCTACCGAAGCACAAAACGTCATCGAAAAAGGGGATGGCTGGACCTATATCACTCCAGATGGAAGTAAAGTGGCACAGATCGAGCATACGATCGTCATTACCAAAGGTGAACCCATCATCCTGACCCAATTATAA
- a CDS encoding 3D domain-containing protein, translated as MLKAIISTFTLASIFSIGFAEVSAKENSKELALADIQHIDQDNYFTDLAERHEDSVDEVKERKSLLKEGVRSEPVIKKEKKTASKPKAETQEENIAKTVTVKATAYTAHCEGCIGITKTGVDLLANPNERVIAVDPSVIPLGSKVYIEGYGYAKAEDTGGAIKGNRIDIYMQHEKDALAYGVKEDIKVKIIE; from the coding sequence ATGTTAAAAGCGATTATTTCCACATTTACCCTCGCTTCCATTTTCTCCATTGGATTTGCAGAAGTATCGGCCAAAGAAAATTCCAAGGAATTAGCCCTAGCTGATATCCAACATATAGATCAGGATAACTATTTCACAGATCTCGCTGAACGCCATGAGGATTCTGTTGATGAAGTCAAAGAGCGTAAATCACTCCTTAAAGAAGGCGTCCGGAGCGAACCTGTGATTAAAAAGGAAAAAAAAACTGCATCAAAGCCAAAAGCTGAGACCCAAGAAGAAAACATAGCGAAGACTGTAACAGTTAAAGCGACTGCTTACACTGCACATTGTGAAGGGTGCATCGGTATTACCAAAACGGGGGTTGACTTACTCGCAAACCCGAATGAAAGAGTCATCGCCGTTGACCCATCCGTCATTCCATTGGGATCAAAGGTTTATATCGAAGGATATGGTTATGCTAAAGCTGAAGACACCGGAGGCGCTATAAAGGGAAACCGGATCGATATCTATATGCAGCATGAAAAAGATGCGCTGGCATACGGAGTGAAAGAAGATATCAAAGTGAAGATAATTGAATGA
- a CDS encoding glycine betaine uptake BCCT transporter, with protein sequence MKRISNVFWITLAIVVVAVGFGAIAPDTFKTATANVQSFITSSFGWYYLILVSVIVIFCIFLIVSPIGTIRLGKPDDRPEYSRGTWFAMLFSAGMGIGLVFWGAAEPLSHYMTPPLAEGGTDQAIKESLRYTFFHWGIHAWGIYAIVALALAYFNFRKDEPALISSTLRPILGDKVKGPIGTIIDVLAVFATVVGVATTLGFGAAQINGGLSYLFGIPNNFTVQTIIVIVVTVLFMISAWSGLSKGIKYLSNTNMVLAVALLILVFVMGPTLLILNLFTDTLGSYMQNIVSMSFRIAPLNPEHREWINGWTIFYWAWWISWSPFVGIFIARVSKGRTIREFLIGVLLLPSLVSFFWFAVFGTSAIDVQQAVSNDISKLNTEEVLFAVFNGMPGTTILAIIAIALIGTFFITSADSATFVLGMQTTYGSNNPPNYVKLTWGVAQSIVALILLYSGGLDALQNALIIAALPFSVIIALMMASLYKSLNREKKELGLYIKPKPRKPKEPKPHKEKRRKKHEHADEPKTES encoded by the coding sequence ATGAAAAGAATTTCAAACGTATTTTGGATTACCCTGGCAATCGTAGTGGTTGCCGTGGGCTTCGGAGCCATTGCTCCAGACACATTTAAAACGGCAACAGCCAACGTGCAATCATTCATAACATCGAGTTTCGGCTGGTACTACCTGATATTAGTCAGCGTCATCGTCATTTTCTGCATTTTCCTCATCGTCAGCCCGATCGGTACCATCCGGCTTGGTAAACCTGATGACAGACCGGAGTACTCCAGGGGAACATGGTTTGCCATGCTGTTCAGCGCAGGGATGGGGATCGGACTCGTCTTCTGGGGGGCTGCTGAGCCTCTTTCCCATTATATGACGCCTCCACTCGCTGAAGGAGGAACAGATCAAGCGATCAAAGAATCCCTTCGCTATACCTTCTTCCACTGGGGGATACATGCCTGGGGGATCTACGCCATCGTTGCACTGGCACTAGCGTACTTCAACTTCAGGAAAGATGAACCTGCGTTGATTTCTTCAACCCTCCGCCCGATACTCGGTGATAAGGTAAAGGGACCGATTGGTACCATCATCGACGTCCTTGCAGTATTTGCAACGGTTGTGGGTGTAGCTACAACACTTGGCTTTGGAGCAGCACAGATTAACGGAGGATTATCGTACCTATTCGGAATTCCGAATAATTTTACGGTCCAAACGATCATTGTAATTGTCGTTACCGTCCTGTTCATGATTTCAGCCTGGTCCGGTTTGAGTAAAGGAATCAAATATTTGTCGAACACCAATATGGTGCTTGCCGTCGCATTGCTGATCCTTGTTTTCGTAATGGGGCCTACATTACTTATCTTGAATCTGTTTACTGATACGCTTGGTTCCTATATGCAAAACATCGTCTCCATGAGCTTCAGGATAGCCCCGCTTAATCCGGAGCACAGGGAATGGATCAATGGATGGACGATTTTCTACTGGGCATGGTGGATCTCCTGGTCACCATTTGTCGGAATCTTCATCGCAAGGGTATCAAAAGGAAGGACGATCCGGGAATTCCTTATCGGAGTTCTGCTGCTACCATCCCTTGTCAGCTTCTTCTGGTTTGCCGTATTCGGAACTTCAGCCATCGATGTTCAACAAGCTGTCAGTAACGATATCTCCAAACTGAATACGGAAGAGGTCCTGTTTGCCGTCTTTAACGGAATGCCGGGGACAACGATCCTTGCTATCATCGCGATTGCTTTGATTGGTACATTCTTCATCACCTCTGCCGACTCTGCGACATTCGTTCTAGGTATGCAGACCACTTATGGATCCAACAACCCGCCGAACTATGTGAAGCTTACATGGGGTGTTGCTCAATCCATCGTCGCGCTTATCCTTTTGTACAGCGGTGGGCTTGATGCACTTCAAAATGCACTGATCATAGCCGCTCTTCCTTTCTCCGTGATCATCGCCCTGATGATGGCATCCCTGTATAAATCCTTGAACAGGGAAAAGAAAGAACTTGGTTTGTATATTAAGCCTAAGCCTAGAAAACCGAAGGAACCTAAACCGCACAAAGAAAAAAGGCGTAAGAAACATGAACATGCCGATGAGCCTAAAACTGAATCGTAA
- a CDS encoding DEAD/DEAH box helicase: MKQTEIISEWQDALDMEIIQMKKKQNSGIRVENGRCIKKEEGSYVYWFTLPYPRSFPEGGSIQIDYQNKNLQGIVISSEETECIIELDQYLGDILGYARLIYEPWELLEKLWQRLEDIKERHGKSSRAIRTIQPSGVTHHPPGKHLLHEAYVRSKYNDLTYMWGPPGTGKTYTLARVAAYHYTEGQRILILSHSNAAVDVLIEEMHHFLTENDRWTPGEVVRYGQNRKSLSAEARDVSLTQLLELQDPKLSEERGKVEKYRMKLKKKLTKKFSNYDSERLSRLEMHYQKIKEKLKRREGTALEEASVVGTTLSKAAIDSLIYDNEYDLVIVDEASMAYIPQLAFAATLGKRVIICGDFKQLPPISSSFHPLVKKWLNEDIFHRSGVAKVIEAGGHHPQLLLLPEQRRMHPSISSFTNRYIYHSRVYDHPSVAEARASIVMKRPFKGDGGILFDVPQVSQWGLTHKGSRWNPISGILSISLAVEALQDGVTSLGIVTPYRVQAQWIKTLLDEGISRDWEGPALQLYASTVHGFQGSENDMMIFDVVDGPNHERPGRLLTGKSSDRLVNVAVTRARGKFILMGDHRFMKRKGGKSMPLRQLIDHLESTGRNITFQEVEPVATKRIKWFPWGDQKKFLKDLASSKNSIRVLTSNRQDIPPDIMALLQAASRTVEVTFEDHAGGTSLIIDQKVLWINPFEQGSFPFHLRLFSKTICSRYMELIKE, translated from the coding sequence ATGAAGCAGACAGAAATCATAAGTGAATGGCAGGATGCCCTTGATATGGAGATCATTCAGATGAAGAAGAAGCAAAACAGTGGAATAAGGGTTGAGAATGGTCGATGTATCAAAAAGGAGGAAGGGAGCTATGTATATTGGTTCACCCTTCCTTATCCCCGTTCATTCCCAGAAGGCGGGTCCATTCAGATTGATTATCAGAATAAGAACCTCCAAGGGATCGTTATTTCATCGGAAGAAACCGAATGTATCATTGAATTGGATCAGTACTTGGGGGACATACTCGGTTATGCCCGTCTAATTTATGAACCCTGGGAGCTGCTGGAGAAACTGTGGCAGCGCCTGGAAGACATCAAAGAAAGGCATGGTAAATCCTCCCGTGCAATCAGGACCATACAGCCCTCCGGAGTGACGCATCACCCGCCAGGTAAGCATCTTCTGCATGAAGCGTATGTAAGAAGCAAATACAATGATCTGACCTATATGTGGGGACCACCCGGTACGGGAAAGACCTATACGCTTGCCCGGGTGGCTGCTTACCATTATACAGAAGGCCAAAGGATTCTCATCCTGTCACACAGCAATGCAGCCGTTGATGTATTAATAGAAGAAATGCATCATTTTTTAACAGAAAATGATCGCTGGACCCCGGGTGAAGTCGTTCGTTACGGGCAAAATCGAAAATCACTCTCTGCAGAAGCCCGTGACGTCAGCTTGACACAGCTCCTCGAACTCCAGGACCCCAAGCTGTCAGAGGAACGGGGGAAGGTAGAAAAATATCGGATGAAGCTGAAGAAGAAACTGACAAAGAAATTCTCGAATTATGACTCAGAACGCTTGAGCCGGCTCGAGATGCATTATCAAAAAATCAAGGAAAAGCTGAAGAGGAGGGAGGGAACGGCACTAGAGGAAGCAAGCGTTGTCGGGACCACCCTATCCAAGGCCGCCATCGACTCTTTGATTTATGACAATGAGTATGACCTTGTCATCGTGGATGAAGCCAGCATGGCTTATATCCCTCAGCTCGCATTCGCGGCCACACTGGGCAAGAGAGTCATCATCTGTGGAGACTTCAAGCAACTCCCACCGATTTCCTCATCGTTTCATCCCCTTGTAAAGAAGTGGCTGAATGAAGATATCTTCCATCGTTCAGGTGTAGCAAAGGTGATCGAAGCAGGCGGTCACCACCCACAGCTCCTTCTCCTGCCCGAACAGCGCCGTATGCACCCGAGTATCTCCTCTTTTACCAACCGATATATTTATCATTCCAGGGTTTATGACCATCCTTCCGTAGCAGAGGCCAGGGCATCGATCGTCATGAAACGTCCGTTCAAGGGAGATGGGGGGATCTTGTTCGATGTTCCCCAGGTGTCTCAATGGGGCTTGACCCATAAAGGGTCGAGGTGGAATCCGATATCAGGTATCCTCTCAATTTCCCTTGCCGTTGAAGCCCTTCAGGATGGTGTGACCTCCCTAGGGATCGTTACACCTTACAGGGTGCAGGCTCAGTGGATCAAAACCCTTCTTGATGAAGGGATATCGAGGGACTGGGAAGGGCCGGCACTTCAACTGTATGCCTCCACCGTTCACGGGTTTCAAGGATCAGAGAACGATATGATGATTTTTGATGTGGTGGATGGACCGAATCACGAACGTCCTGGCAGATTGCTGACGGGTAAATCGAGTGATCGACTGGTGAATGTAGCCGTAACCAGAGCAAGGGGCAAATTCATCCTGATGGGAGACCACCGCTTCATGAAGAGAAAGGGAGGCAAGTCCATGCCCCTCCGACAGCTGATCGACCATCTGGAATCCACAGGAAGGAACATCACGTTTCAAGAAGTAGAGCCCGTTGCTACAAAACGAATCAAATGGTTTCCTTGGGGAGATCAAAAGAAATTTCTAAAGGACCTTGCATCTTCAAAAAATTCGATCCGCGTCTTGACAAGCAATCGACAAGACATCCCGCCTGACATCATGGCCCTCCTCCAGGCAGCAAGCCGGACAGTGGAGGTCACGTTCGAGGATCATGCGGGCGGGACGTCCCTGATCATCGATCAAAAGGTACTATGGATCAACCCGTTTGAGCAAGGGTCGTTTCCCTTCCATCTGCGACTGTTCTCCAAAACCATATGTTCCCGATATATGGAATTGATCAAAGAATGA